The stretch of DNA ggtttaaatatagaagaaattaccgccattcttggatgtcatacatttgaaaaagccgaggtagttgatcaatggagggcaagatatgaaccgggcaggagtctattcgaccctaagcgtttacacgagctcggcacacaaatgtttgcaataaacaaatggtgcattgaggcgtctaaaaggggagagaattggatttctgttcgtattagacaacatcactacttccgtggagatgacctcatatacgtgcagttcgaagaattgcaccaattatgccacctcgacgctcttgacaaatctcttgtcagctgcttttgtctgtaagtatttttcctttttattatacttctaacttctttaattacatgtatataatccttacacacttaggatttgtatgtatatatgcaggcaccaaatgagagagctcagaatgagaaatgacaatagtattgggttcgttgacccttatattgttttcaaggctccgcaggcagtgtggacagcagattatgagacagaaatctgcaccaatcttatgaggttctttgtaaaccaaaaagaaaaacaaaaaatactcttccccttcaacttcgagtgagttatatagttattaagtgcatgcatattttattttacattataggactgaccctatatatgtgtgtgtaaacagctttcactggatactcatggtcattgaaattcccaagaaccgattgataatctttgactcaatgagaaaaccacaagaaaattatcaacaaatggtaaacattattcaaaggtacgtaatgtcgatctcagctacaaaaatatcataatatgactctgtaattattagttcacgatccacaatggctgtgtatagggtttgggaaagattcattgaccgtgaacatctcagtggatgtaaagcgccgcttaacataatacatccacaagtaagttctactagctaacaaactttcgctaacttttagccttcttattgtcgtggttatgaatatttatatatatatatacatcgtacagtggtgtttaagacaagaaggagggaacaatctatgtgcatattacgtgtgcaaattcatgatggcacaagtcaatcaaacacccacagagacgctcagagtacgttacatgtctcttttcattatctcctgaattatattgaataacttagataactaataccttttttatttatttcaaattaaagacggaatggctgagggaaaaggtcctacaacaagaccgaatcaaagctatccaagagacgatagcaggatttctccgcgaccaagtgatcaatccaaacggcgagtttcacttcaacggcaacgaaactcttataccaaacaacgatgatcatttgtatcgtttgtagacattgggagaacaaactctatgtatatatgtgttacgaattttgtacatataaaactatatatatataaagctttttacatatctatttaatttttgatgtggtctattcattttattataggcaaagcttaactattaagcttagcctataattttcatttatatatgcttaatatgcgtgtaatataaatatattattgtatcagcaaaacatgtattgaaaaacctattattatatattatatataaacaataaacagaaccgaagaagtgaactaaaaaaaagaaaaagaaaccctttaacaccggttggtaacaccaaccggtgttaaagggtcctgcaacgtggcagccctggcaggaccctttgttaaagggggggcctttagcaccggttggccgaaccgggactaaagggtgggcctttagtcccggaagggcagcaccggctcgggaaccggggcaacaggcccttcccgaccggtgctaatgcccgatcatgcAGCAGTGGTTGCTGACACGGGCGAGCCAATTTTCTCCTGCTCTGGCAAAGAAATTCTTATTGGGGTGAGCTAGGTTGTCAGGTACAGCAAGAGTTTATGAACCTACCAAACAGTTGTCCTTGCCCAATAAAGCAAGTTGAGAAAAACTTCAAGGAACTAAGCCGCCCCTAAATTAATGCAGGGAATGCTTCTACTCATGAGTAGTACACTCACTCTATCTCAAATTATAGGttcttttgacttttttttggtACATAGATTTTATGTTATGCTTACGCATACGTTATATTATATCTAGATGTATTGTACAATTGATGTATCAATGAATATCAATAGCAAATATAAGTCTACCCGTATCACTCTTAATTGGATTAACTAGATATAGTATATCAGCCGATGTGGACTAAAATCAACTTAGGAGACAAAATTTTATGATGCCAAATATTAAAGTTGGTGACTTTTTTATTTAATCACGTCTCCTATAGTTCTGACGCCTGAACAGTTTTGTCCTGGGCTTTCCATATAAAAAAGTTATGATTTGTTTATTATGATTTGTGCTAATACATTTGAACAATGGAATGGAGATATGATGGAGCATATCCCTTATTTAATATATCTAAAAACATTTAATGTCCCAAGTATTTTTTTAGTTCACAATTTGGAAAACCTTAGAAAAACTTTTTAAACACCGTTGACGTGGTATATACCAAAGTCCTAGCTCTAAATATGTTTTTTTAAACGAATCAGACAGGAGTGTAGAGAACGAAAGTAGGAGCCAACAGAACTGATTCATTGGCTAGCTGACCGTGCAGGGCGCCATAACTGACTCAGCTAGGTGATCGTGGTCACCGTATACATGTAGACGTGCTAGTTTATCTAAACATAGTCTTCACACACCCCCGCAGTCTGTTGCTTAGTATTTACAACGCAAAGACTGGATCTAAAAGCTTCAAATGTTGATGTAGGAAGACCCATAGTAAGCACGTCAGCATATTGTTCACCTGTTGGAACATGAAGAACTCGTATCTCGCCAGCCTAAACACGTTCTCTGACAAAGTGTATGTCGagctcaatatgttttgtgcgttTGTGATGCACTAGATTGGCTGACATGTACACTGCCAAGATGTTGTCGAAGAACGCAAGGGTGGCTTTGTCGATGCTGCAGTAGAGTTCGCCGAGAAGTTGCCGGAGCCAAATGCATTCGGCTGCGGTGTTCGCCAGGGCGTGATATTCAACTTCCGCGCTTGAACGTGACACCGTGGGCTGTCGCTTCGATGACTAGGAGACAAGAGTGTCACCGAGGAAGACACAAAACCCGGAGGTCGATCGTCGTGTCTCAGGACAGCCCGCCCAGTCCGCGTCTGAGTACACGGTAATGTTGAAGTTGGATGAAGCGCGCAGGAGCAAGCCGTGCGACGTCGTGCCGCGGACGTAGCGAAGAATGCACTTGAGGAGCGCAAGATGAGGCTCGCACGGATCATGCATATGCAAACATACCTGCTGCACAGCGAAGGCAATGTCCGGGCGTGTCACAGTCAAGTACTGAAGTGCACCGGCCAGATGGCGGTAGCTTGTAGCATCTTCAATCTCCGCGCCGGTGGCATCGAGTTTGCCCTTAGCGTCGATAGGTGTTGCGGCCGCCTTGCACGAAGCCATGCCTGCACGTTCTAGGCGTAGCGTGCTTGAGAGAGGTAGAAGCCCTCCTTGGTGCGTCGCACGTCGATGCCGAGGAAGAATTTGAGATCACCCATGTCCTTGACAGCGAACTCAGCGTGGAGGTTGTTGACGATGTCCTGGATGAGTGCCATAGAGGAACCGGTGATGACGATGTCGTCCACATACAGAAGAAGGTAGACGATGTCGCTGCCACGGCAGAGCGTGAACAACAATGAGTCAGAGCGGGTTGAAGTGAAGCCGAGAGTTCGAATGAACGCAGCGAACCGCTCAAACCAGGC from Sorghum bicolor cultivar BTx623 chromosome 8, Sorghum_bicolor_NCBIv3, whole genome shotgun sequence encodes:
- the LOC110437601 gene encoding uncharacterized protein LOC110437601, with protein sequence MASCKAAATPIDAKGKLDATGAEIEDATSYRHLAGALQYLTVTRPDIAFAVQQVCLHMHDPCEPHLALLKCILRYVRGTTSHGLLLRASSNFNITVYSDADWAGCPETRRSTSGFCVFLGDTLVS